The nucleotide window TAATACTACTGCCACCTTTAAATGAGGACCCTCCCCCAAAGTAATCAAAGCCCATTTTTAAGTGTCATTGAGGCATATCTAGGGTGGTGGTTGTTCTTTTTTACTATGATTTACTCCGTGTTTATTATTAAACTAAGAGTCATCTAGTAATTCAGTGTTTATTGAGGAAGTAGGATAATATGCAAAACCTATAGAATTTTCCATTTATCTGCACAGAGGAAATTTAGTTTATTTAacattaactttttattatttagacTTACTTTAATAAACCCAGTCCTATTGAGGGCATATTAGGAATATATTCACTCAACAGTTTCATGTATCAtaactattataatttttgttaatGCACTTGTATATTTCCGCCCCACAGAGTTCGTAAACTTCTAGTTGATGCAATTCATAATCAACTAACTGATATggaaaaatgcattttgaaatacATGAAAGGAACATCCATTGTGGTTCCTGAACCACTGCACTTTTTAttaccaggggaaaaaaatcttgtaaCAATTTCATATCCATCAGGAATTCCCGATGGTCAGCTGCAGGCCTATAGAAAGGTAAGACCAAttcattcttagaaaaataaaaatatcattcattttgtatttaattttgtgCTTCTAATAAATAGCCAGCATTTTgtgatttaattttataaagtgtGGATGCACAGTATTGGCTTTACATGTTATTTAATGTCTATTCTCATGTaacttttttaagtctttttaaaaaaatattatgctaaattatatataacattttaatttatatattcgGTGAAGTTCATATGTTATTTTTCTGTAGtgaaatataagaatgaaaagaTACTTACATGCCTAGAGTAGCTGATGAGTGCTatttaataatttccttttcttttccattacttGTAAATTTATAAAAGAGACAAGATTACAGTTAGAGAAGGGAAATTAGATTTTATCCTGTTTCTAATTAGGATTTGTAGTACtccatcccccacctcccagggtcATTTGGGTTTTATTAGAGGCGTTTTGAAGAAAACATGATCAGCATtcaaagaaatgagatttattgGCAAACGACTGGtttgatagtgtgtgtgtgtatatatatatatattttttttttttttttggtagtatgtattttttgttagtatatatttttgatatgtgGCCTTGCCTAGTACCCATCAAATTATACCATGGAAACATCTTCCCAATCTGTGTCCCTGAAAAGAGATGTAACACTGTAACCCTCTGTGCCTCTCTGTAAGTGCCAAATGAATTGATTTGCAGAGGCAACAGTTACACAAGCTAATGATCTAATTCAAACTGCTTGAATACATAGGAGATATCAAAAAGAAGATATCAGACTTTCAGAGTAACTATTACATGTTTTTATACATTCAGGAATATGTTGCCTtttaaacatatatgtgtatttttattttgatgccaTATTGCTCTTTAAACCACCAATTTCCATTCCGTAATCTAATCACTACCCCTTATATTTGTTAAATACTCtaagcatgatttttaaaaatgaaaacctaaGCATGATTATTTTGGTATAGTTATATCTTTGTTAATTACTCATTTATAAGACTTTCAAAACTAGTCTTTAGCCTGGATTTATTTTAGCAGACTGTGTTAcaataagtaattttaaattatctcaGTTCTTTCACTGtaacaaattattttcaattttctatatTCTCTTCCAGTTTCTATCCATATGCATAGATAAACCAAAATAAatcctttttggtttttgtttaaaTCTCACCCTCTTTGACCTTCATGAATAAAATCATAAGTGTTTGATATCTTGTATAACCAGTATATagtaaattttctgttttgggtttatttattGACTGGGAACCTATATCATTTAaccttttttctcttatttcctgtTGATTCTGGTTTTATTTAGGAATTACACGATGTCTTCAATCTGCCTCATGACAGACCTTATTTCAAAAGGTCTAATGCTTATCATTTTCCAGATGAACCATACAAAGATGGTTACATTAGAAATCCACATACTTATCTCAATCCACCTAACATAGAGACTGGTATGGTGAGTTTAGTAATTGTTTATACGAGTTGGGTGATCATTAGTGTCATTAGTTGTTTTTTGCTTCTGCCCAGTGGATATTTGAttgtgattaattttttttttattctctgcgGGACTTaggttgctaatattttgttaagatttttgcatttatgtaatGATATTgtctttacaattttattttctcatactgTTCTTACTTCACTTTTGTATCAGTAATACACTGATATATTGAAAGAGTTGgagagtattttttttatttttttaatttttataaggcACTAAAAGTAatcattggagaagaaaatggcaacccactccagtgttattgcctggagaatcccagggacggggaagcctcgtgggctgctgtctatggggtcgcacagagtcggacacgactggagtgacttagcagcaaaagtAACAATCTAGCTCTGAAAACAGTAAATGACTTgagcatgtgtatgtatataatgttATCTTAATAGATGATGtacgtatgtatacatataatatatacatctgctgctgctaagtcacttcagtcgtgtccgactctgtgcgaccccatagacggcagcccaccaggcttccccgtccctgggattctccaggcaagaacactggagcgggttgccatttccttctccaatgcatgaaagtgaaaagtgaaagtgaagtcgctcagtcgtgtccaacccttagcgaccccatggactgcagcccaccaggctcctccatctatgggattttccaggcaagagtactggagtgggatgccatcaccTTTTCCAAATATATACATCTACAGTTAATATATtactgtgtttcttctttttatataggTTTATGTGGTCCAGGGCACATATGGTTACCATCATTATATGCAGGATCGAATAGATGACAATGGCTGGGGCTGTGCTTATCGGTCTCTACAGACTATCTGCTCCTGGTTCAAACACCAGGGATACACAGAAAGATCCATTCCAACACACAGAGAAATCCAGCAGGTACAGAACATGCCATTTTGAATTATATGGACGTTTCATGGACCCTAATATACCATTAAATAATTATACCTACCTCATGGTCCAGACTTACTTCTgttttgaagggaaaaaacatATATACTAATAATCAAGGGAAATCcctatacataatttttaatagctgtcttgtgtatgattttttttttgtatttttaaataaaggctcTAGTTGATGCTGGGGACAAACCagcaacatttgttggatcacggCAGTGGATTGGATCTATCGAGGTACAGCTGGTGCTGAACCATTTGATTGGTGTAACTTCAAAAATACTGTTTGTCAGGTAAGGAAACTTTAAGAAATTTGAGAAATCACTTCAAAGAGAGTTTGTcacttttattaaaagaaaaaagtacgcTTTTCCCCCaatttgtttttgctcttttctcttcctccacaTTGCCCCCTTGCTTTATAAATCTCATTTTTTCCAGTCCTAaatttttttgctgttattttttagAAGATGTTTGTGAGTAAACTTCATGATATGTACTTGTACGATCTAGGCCTAGTCTTAGTCTGGAAGAGGAAAACTTGGAAATATGTCAACTTTGAGTAGTTACAGAAGGTCTggttttttaatggaaaagtcATTGAATTCTTGGAAGGGAAAAATCAAATATTGATCTATGACTGACCTTTTTGTTTATTCCTACTCTTTTTGCTTCCTCAGATTTTAAGAAACTAATCATGTatccaaatataattttatcttttccttatttattataATAGGAAATTTTATATAGGAAATAGGAAATTTATAATATAGGAATACAAAGTTTATAAATAGGAAATTTATAATAGGAAATTTCCTtatctattaaaaatagaatacttCTAGTATTAAAATATGAGCAAATATTAGATAAGATTGATTTCTATGACCATCTCTAGCTTACTCCTTATATATGAGCTtatgtttttaatacatttattatgACAACCTTGATAACTGTAATGTCATTATTCTTATTGTCCAAGTACTTTAGTACATCTGATTTCACAGTTGGAATTTGGATTGGATATGGAAATCAGTGCTAACAAATAAGTAATAGATTAAATAGTGAAGTAGATGGtgattaaaaagtgaaagttttgaCACATGAAAATGTTGCTTCATTCATTCCTTACGAAGCAAGAGCTAAGGGTTAGTTAGCACCACCTGGCACCtccattctaaaaaaaaaaaatttcatcttttCTATTCTCAGAAGTAAAAATTGTATGATATTGAAATATTCCCTAAAAATATGTTGTACTTGCAAACGTTTTGCAGTTTTCACACTGGCTTCACAGACATTGTCTGTTTTAGTCCTGGAATCTCCTGTCACATAGAAGGGCAGGTATTTTTGGTCCCAGATTAAAGATGAGGAATTACAGATGAGTTTGATGGTAAGAAGACAAAATCCTAGGATTTAAAacctatccttctgaaattaAATCCGCCCATAAGAATCCCCTCAGTATCAAAGTGACCACTTTCAATCTTAGGTTAAAAGTCCAGAACCTTCTTATGCAGTTCTAGAAGCAAAGAATCAAGGTCTTCTTTCCTAGCTCATTTAGTGACCTTAAATATTTAGAGGTTGTATTGCTTTAAATTGCTCTCAGTTCCCTACCacttaattttacttaaatttatatctatatttttaataaccaaaaaagaaaccaaaaaaatagaaaacattagtTCCCAAGCTCATTTGATCTTCAGAATAGTTCATCTGATAGAAACTGGTTTCTTTCTAGCCAAGGTTCTGAAATGGCCTCTCAGGGACGGGAACTGGCTAATCATTTCCAGAGTGAAGGAACTCCAATAATGATTGGTAAGGTGTTTTGGAATCTTGTGTTCTTTTGGTAGATGGAGAATATGTGAAACTTACCGTTAATGTAAATACATAATGGCACATAATATCAGTCCTTtgtaaacatattaaaattaGCTTTTACAGCATGCATACTGACctctggatattttttaaaatttccaagatGGGAGGAAAGTTATAAAAAAGATTATAATAACTAGAAGTAGTAAAGGCTAAGAAGAGATTTGATAACTGTGTTCAAATAGACTTCAGAGCAGAATGGAAAAGAGACAGTGGTCACTCAGTATAGCATCCATCCTGGCTGTCAGGAACTTGGCTCGCTGTGTGACATTATGcaaattgcttaacctctctgggctttctttgtAAAATAAGAGAATTGGATTAGCTAATCTAAAGATACAATTCTATGAGAAATAAGACTTGCCCTGGATGACAGAAGGCAAGCTAAGACTGGTGTGTAAGAAATGCAGGTAGGCAGATGTCAGCAAACGACAGAAAGTACTGAGTAGACAGGCTGCACCGTTGGAGGTACTCAGAGCAGAGAGAACATGGCTTGTCTGCTGAGAGAGGTACCAACAGCAATGATTGCTACCCTGTTGTGAGGAGTTTAGACCCTCTGTGGCCCTTTTTAAATCCAGTTTAGGTAATTCCATGAATATTAAAGTGACATAGAAACCTAATATGATTATAGATGTGATTGTATCTTTTCTGTCTTAAAGATGTGATTTTGTCTTTTCAGAGTATATTTGACGTTATGTCTTTTCCAGTTTAGGGCAATCAATTTTAATATTATGTTAGATCAATTCATAGGCAAAATAATCTTTTTTCAACTGAAATTGAGTGGGAAGTTTAGACTAACATATGCCctctcatttctttatttcctcttctataGGGGGAGGAGTTTTGGCTCACACAATACTAGGAGTTGCATGGAATGAAATTACAGGACAGATAAAATTTCTGATTTTAGATCCACATTATACAGGTGCTGAAGATCTGCAGGTTATTTTGGAAAAGGTAAGTGTCTgtttaacaaataaatacaaggaaAAGAACCCAAAACCAGGAGGGAGAACTGGAAGCTAACAGAAAGCTGGATTGTAAACTGAGAGCAGAGATCCTCACTGTAAGGAAGGACTCTAAGCCTGTGATGAGTAACTCTCTCTAGGTATGAAGGTCAGGGGTAACTAAAGTAATAGAATACGAAACTCATAAATATATTCCTTTGGAGACTTTACAGCTTGTTGTGAATATAGTGAGATTTATCAATGCCtcaaaaaagagtaaatatataacgtttataattttcaaattaacCAAAATTGGCAGTATGATAGACATTATGGAGACTTgactgcttttatatatatattttttttacatataacttAATCTCATTCTATGAAAGATTTGAATTTGaaacaaatttaagaatatttgttAATGCTTAAACTACCAGCTAAAGGAGGTTTAAATTTACCTTAATTTATAGGCAACTAATTCAGATTTAGTACTGAGTTTTAATGAGAAATTAGTACTAAATTTCCATGAAACCCGTACTAAATCTTTCGGAGGCAAGTGTTATAAGAcataagttaaatttttaaaaagttttatatgtTTTGCCAAATAAGTCATTAGTACCaataaaaagatttcttaaatcaGAAATCCTAGGGGATTCTGGGGAAATGGATGGTTTAACATTGAAATTCACTTATGAGAGATCTTCAAAACTGAATATAGCTATATGAGATTAGTAAAGCCCTATGGATGAGATGTTTATGTAAAGAGTTTTTAGTGTTTTATGTAGCTGAACTCTTATATCTCCACTTTAGTAAAGTCTTTTGCCAATTATTGGAGCATCTATAAATACTAACAGAATAGAAacacattcttaaaattttaaatgccacATACACACAATTTTCTCTTTCAAGGCATTTGGACTTCTAAGTCTATGACATGTTCTTGGCTGGTATACATATCTTCCTGAAAATAGGAGCAATTTCTGTAGCAAAGTGCTCATTCATTGCACATTCATTAAGTACCTAATATTTACCATCCACTGTCCTAAGCACTGGGGGTATTAAAATGGATCTTTGAAGAGCTCTTTGTCCTTTGTATAGAAGGACAAAGAAGGAGAGTCCataaaggactgctgctgctaagtcgcttcagtcgcctctgactctttgcgaccccatagacggcagcccaccaggctcctccgtccctgggattctctaggcaagaatactggagtgggttgctgtttccttctccaatgcatgcatgcatgctaagttgcatcagttgtgttcgactctgtgcaaccccatggacagcagcccaccaggctcgtctgtccacgggattctccaggcaagaatactggagtgggttgctattttctcctccaccATAAAGGATTCCTTCCTCCCAAAAATGCTGTCTTCGGTGGCGCTTACAAGGCCGCCCCTGCAAAAGGATCACTCAAAGTAAGTGAAAGGAAAGCTGGGTATGTTCTGAGAACTGTGGCATTTTTAACGTGACTTGAGCTGGTGGAGAGGGGTGGCTGATGGCTGGAGGGATCTGCAGAAGCTAAGTCAGGATGGCCACTGAGAACCAGGCTGAGACGCATGTGTTTAGATGTTATCTTAAAGGCACTTAGAAGCCTTAGAGTTGCTGTAACAACACTGTAGAGGGAGTGGCTTATAGTAGCGGAAGTTTacttctcagagttctggaggctgggaaatccaGGGTGGAGGTGCCGGCTGATTTAGTGGGTGGTGAGGCCCACTTTCTAGTTCAAAGATGGCAAACTCCCTCACTGTCCCCACGTGGTATAAGGgatgagggagctctctgggcgCTCTAATGACGGCTCTGTTGTCATTAATGCAGTCAGCTCCCAGAggccccacttcagatgccaacaCATTGGAGATTAGGGTTCATCATACAAGTCTTAGACACATTCAGTCTAGGTCAGGGGCCGGACGGACAATTCTCCCTCTGCCTGACCTCTCTACCCACTTGGGGAGCTTTCCTGTGTAAGTTCCCTAAGCCAGTCACCTCAAAAGAAAGACGTCTGGCTCCTCTCCTTACCCCCACAGTTGCTGGTTTGGGCACCGTCTCTACCCActtatcttgaaaaaaatttgAGACCAGTTACCTAGAGATGGCCCACATGTGTGAAAGATTAAAACAGAAAGTGTAAGCCTTTTTCTatcattaagaaaacattttaggaCATGAAATTCATTAGAGAAAGTTTTGCTGAAAAAAGGAGatgataaaaagaattttatgtaAAGAAACAACTCTCAATGGAAATAAACGAGACttaaggttcgtctagtcaaggctatggtttttcctgtggtcatgtatggatgtgagagttggactgtgaagaaggctgagcgccgaagatttgatgcttttgaactgtggtgttggagaagactcttgagagtcccttggactgcaaggagatccaaccagtccattctgaaggagatcagccctgggatttctttggaaggaatgatgctgaagctgaaactgcagtactttggccacctcatgcgaagagttgactcattggaaaagactctgatgctgggagggattaggggcaggagaaggggacgacagaggatgagatggctggatggcatcactgactcgatggacgtgagtctgagtgaactccaggagttggtgatggacagggaggcctggcgtgctgcgattcatggggtcgcaaaaagttggacacgactgagcgactgatctgatctgatctgatctgtaggCAGGGGGAGCAGAACTGGTAgaggattttttaatttttacttttaccttatttgaatttttttatgtgTATCTTATTTTtgcaatcagaaaaataataaagacctAAAGAGCATCTCTACTCAACCCTCTCCCCTCCACACTGAAAAAACAGGCTAACAGACCATCTTCCTCTGTAGGAACTATGACCTTTGACTTCAGGTCCCTGCCAGAATGCCCAGCAGCCTCCTAgttaggtgggcttccctgatgactcaagtggtaaagaatctgcctaccaatgcaggagacacaggagacttgggttccatctctgggttgggaagacccctggaggaggaaatgacaacccactccagtactcttacctggaaaatcccatggacagaggagccaggtagggtccatggggtcacgagagtAGGTCATGACTAAGCACGCATTCATACACTCCCAGCTAGGTAGGGTAAAGGAACAAGACCACTGCCTGTCACTCAGCACAATGACATTTTGAGTCCTCAATAACCTCTGAACAAGTATGTGTAAGCAAGCGTTTCATTTCAGAATGATGTAAACTCAGACAAGTCATCAGCTGggtctttaagaaaataaatcaatggcCCTAGAAGAAATTTGATGAACTTAACTATATTCACAATGAAATGTTGTTTGAAAGTAATTTTCTCTGCTGGAAAAAAGGATTAATACTGACATGAAACTGGGAAGTGGCAGTGATTACGGCCTGAGGAAAATGAAGAATGTAGAATGCAACTCCTAAGGGCAAGTTCAGATTGCTTTACTACCTGGTATCACTGCTGAGATGCCATTGCTGGGAAATCAGAGGCTGGAGAGGCCCACTTGCAATGAAAAGGCTCATAGGCTTTCTCACTGTCTATACAGTCTTCCATGGGACAGATGGCAGTTAAATTATCACATGCCATCGACTACCAGAATTATAAAACCATAcatcttaaaaatcaataaaatatgacATTGAGTAATAGTACCATAATgaagcttttccttttttaaatgattCCTATGATTAAATATcatagaattaaaaatttttttaattctatctGAAATGAACCCAAATAAGCTACTTTTCTGTGCTTAATAGGAATTCAGATACTTGCACTGTATAGGTATTTACAGTCTTCCTGCAAGATTCGGTTGTAAAATGTTACAATTTCAATTATGTAGTCCTGTAACTTTGTAATaggttttcctttcccttctcccacatCTAGGGCTGGTGTGGATGGAAGGGCCCAGAGTTTTGGAACAAGGATGCTTACTATAACTTATGCCTCCCTCAGAGAccaaatactatttaaaatatcttggACTCAAAGACTGTATCAAAATTGTACTTTGTAACTTTGTtgataaagaataaatttaatttcaaattaaatcCTGGGGGTAGTTTGATGGTTTTTATGAGTTTTTCCAAAGGTTGTAAATatcacaaagaaaacaatttattcTTTAGACATTCTTTTAATAAGTTAAGAGACAAAGCATGCACAACCAGAACATTATAGGCATGTAAATACATGTATTCTTGAACATTATCTTCGCTTAGAAGAAAGGGTTCCTCCTTCTTAGAAGGAGTTTAGACACACTTGATGAGCCTGAAGCCACAGCTTGTAGCTGAGCGGTAGACCTGCATGAAGTGAAGACCTTCTCCACACCTCTTCATGACCAATAAATACATCTGTTGTTGAAAAACATATTgacattaaaacctttttttaaaaagttttcctcCCCAGTCTTCTACCATGCAGGACAATTTTTGGTCTCTAAAGTCTAGTAGTTACTACATCCAGTATTAAAATGTGTTAATGAGAATGAAAAGATATACAAGACATAAGACTGGcaatatttaaatgaaacaataaattctgttttaaataagaaatccttaagggaggaagaaggaagaaactgAATTACTTACCAACACTTCCTTTTCCCACTTGTATATTCCTCACTTCCAAAACTTCGTTTCTGTCTGAGCACTTGAACACAATGATCTTTATTGGGTTGTTCCCTTGATTTTATTGTCTGCATACATTTAATTGTTGTAAGAAACTTGGCACATTCTGGAAATCCACATGACCAAGCAAGATCTTCAGCTGTTTGCCCATTCTTATTACATAaactaagacaaaaaaaaaaaaacgtgttCAAGTAAAAGTTGACAGTTGtttttagccttttaaaaatatattgctaatAAAGGTGCTTTGGGCTTATACAAATGTTGGTTGCAGAATAAAAGAGGTAAAGGAAGCATAGAGGAATTCCATGTTTGCTCACTATTTGTCCTTACTTAGCACAGAGGACAGCACAGAATGGGCACTTCATTTCTACACAAATAAGTATT belongs to Bubalus bubalis isolate 160015118507 breed Murrah chromosome 1, NDDB_SH_1, whole genome shotgun sequence and includes:
- the UFSP2 gene encoding ufm1-specific protease 2 isoform X2: MPKHQIVNIDLMLEVSTPLAAITPIIERESGGHHYVSMTLPVDAVLSVAAEEMWGKVRKLLVDAIHNQLTDMEKCILKYMKGTSIVVPEPLHFLLPGEKNLVTISYPSGIPDGQLQAYRKELHDVFNLPHDRPYFKRSNAYHFPDEPYKDGYIRNPHTYLNPPNIETGMVYVVQGTYGYHHYMQDRIDDNGWGCAYRSLQTICSWFKHQGYTERSIPTHREIQQALVDAGDKPATFVGSRQWIGSIEVQLVLNHLIGVTSKILFVSQGSEMASQGRELANHFQSEGTPIMIGGGVLAHTILGVAWNEITGQIKFLILDPHYTGAEDLQVILEKARILEWVAIFSSTIKDSFLPKMLSSVALTRPPLQKDHSKAGVDGRAQSFGTRMLTITYASLRDQILFKISWTQRLYQNCTL
- the UFSP2 gene encoding ufm1-specific protease 2 isoform X1, whose amino-acid sequence is MVISEAMDILFRIRGGLDLAFQLATPNEIFIKNALKHVLSDLSTKLSSNALVFRICHSSVYVWPNSDMNTVPGELTDSSACKDIMRFIQFEQEEDTKRKFTKKKDKKLSDMHQIVNIDLMLEVSTPLAAITPIIERESGGHHYVSMTLPVDAVLSVAAEEMWGKVRKLLVDAIHNQLTDMEKCILKYMKGTSIVVPEPLHFLLPGEKNLVTISYPSGIPDGQLQAYRKELHDVFNLPHDRPYFKRSNAYHFPDEPYKDGYIRNPHTYLNPPNIETGMVYVVQGTYGYHHYMQDRIDDNGWGCAYRSLQTICSWFKHQGYTERSIPTHREIQQALVDAGDKPATFVGSRQWIGSIEVQLVLNHLIGVTSKILFVSQGSEMASQGRELANHFQSEGTPIMIGGGVLAHTILGVAWNEITGQIKFLILDPHYTGAEDLQVILEKGWCGWKGPEFWNKDAYYNLCLPQRPNTI
- the UFSP2 gene encoding ufm1-specific protease 2 isoform X3, which translates into the protein MHQIVNIDLMLEVSTPLAAITPIIERESGGHHYVSMTLPVDAVLSVAAEEMWGKVRKLLVDAIHNQLTDMEKCILKYMKGTSIVVPEPLHFLLPGEKNLVTISYPSGIPDGQLQAYRKELHDVFNLPHDRPYFKRSNAYHFPDEPYKDGYIRNPHTYLNPPNIETGMVYVVQGTYGYHHYMQDRIDDNGWGCAYRSLQTICSWFKHQGYTERSIPTHREIQQALVDAGDKPATFVGSRQWIGSIEVQLVLNHLIGVTSKILFVSQGSEMASQGRELANHFQSEGTPIMIGGGVLAHTILGVAWNEITGQIKFLILDPHYTGAEDLQVILEKARILEWVAIFSSTIKDSFLPKMLSSVALTRPPLQKDHSKAGVDGRAQSFGTRMLTITYASLRDQILFKISWTQRLYQNCTL